In Malania oleifera isolate guangnan ecotype guangnan chromosome 8, ASM2987363v1, whole genome shotgun sequence, a single window of DNA contains:
- the LOC131162314 gene encoding uncharacterized protein LOC131162314, with protein MENEKESTGEIEETSETIGAQETPSPSPKPRSVKTKVPEVEVRLFRRGKGPIDVFKSTLGGWDQDQLEVRDILDKYGFKSLYAMTLDSGRAAPIRFNQKNGRSLLSYRDGSVISVDGEPKDSRMKPVTKILVGVAVTSLLITLVLKERPQWITKSNFQGVSFPPWVLACMVIVFTRMRKRTGYLLKKFGW; from the exons ATGGAAAACGAGAAGGAAAGTACTGGAGAAATCGAGGAAACAAGCGAGACAATCGGAGCCCAAGAGACTCCTTCGCCGAGCCCAAAACCTAGAAGCGTGAAGACAAAGGTTCCGGAGGTCGAGGTCCGCCTCTTTAGACGGGGCAAAGGTCCAATCGATGTATTCAAATCGACATTGGGAGGATGGGACCAAGACCAGCTGGAGGTCCGAGACATCCTCGACAAGTATGGCTTCAAGTCGCTATATGCGATGACGCTGGATTCTGGACGAGCCGCTCCGATCCGGTTCAACCAGAAAAATGGAAGGTCTTTGCTTTCTTACAGGGATGGATCTGTGATTTCCGTCGACGGGGAGCCTAAG GACTCCCGAATGAAGCCAGTTACCAAAATCTTGGTTGGTGTAGCAGTTACAAGCCTTTTGATAACATTGGTTTTGAAAGAAAGGCCACAGTGGATCACCAAATCAAACTTTCAAGGTGTGAGCTTCCCTCCATGGGTCCTCGCTTGCATGGTAATTGTTTTCACTCGAATGAGAAAGAGAACTGGTTACTTGTTGAAAAAATTTGGTTGGTGA
- the LOC131162597 gene encoding uncharacterized protein LOC131162597, which translates to MLFDGAINVWGHGVGAVLILLEGKQHPVAAKLTFPCTNNVAEYEACTFDLQAAIDRGIKELAIKGDSTLVIHQLNEEWETRDAKLMPYQKYIQGMIKEFDHVSFSYLPRENNLITDVLATLTALIKVELGMEMEPIRIRVRIEPACCVVTEETDEKPWFHDIKTYIQQKEYPKGVTNNDRKTIRRLAMRFFLDGEVLYKRNHDMTLL; encoded by the coding sequence ATGTTGTTTGATGGAGCAATCAATGTGTGGGGACATGGAGTAGGGGCCGTGCTCATATTGCTGGAAGGGAAGCAGCACCCGGTCGCGGCTAAACTTACTTTTCCTTGTACTAACAATGTAGCCGAATACGAGGCATGCACGTTCGATTTGCAGGCCGCCATAGACAGGGGCATTAAGGAATTGGCCATTAAAGGAGATTCAACTTTGGTTATTCATCAGTTAAATGAAGAATGGGAAACACGAGATGCCAAGCTGATGCCATATCAAAAGTACATCCAAGGGATGATTAAGGAGTTTGATCATGTCAGTTTTTCCTATCTACCCagagaaaataatttgattaCTGATGTATTGGCAACATTGACAGCTTTGATCAAAGTGGAACTGGGTATGGAGATGGAGCCAATTCGTATAAGGGTGCGCATAGAACCTGCATGCTGTGTAGTGACAGAAGAGACCGATGAGAAACCGTGGTTCCATGATATCAAGACTTACATCCAACAAAAGGAGTATCCAAAAGGAGTCACCAATAATGATCGAAAAACAATCAGAAGGCTGGCTATGAGATTCTTCTTGGATGGAGAAGTATTGTACAAGAGAAACCACGATATGACTCTACTATGA